From Panthera uncia isolate 11264 chromosome X, Puncia_PCG_1.0, whole genome shotgun sequence, the proteins below share one genomic window:
- the CCNB3 gene encoding G2/mitotic-specific cyclin-B3 isoform X2 — protein sequence MPLPLPSRGSKPEMKKSQSSNVVPSDHGQYGKRRENYQAKISSFSPKRPRKKRSAFEDLTNASQIQPAQIKKEASKEFVKDVSKKIKGNTPALGLTKNNEMDMESYKLEPLPVVVSTTLVPNVEISTISKTTTTEEASFFKKQIILEEEPSTEDTTLIKRSLSLKKSTNQGEVSLMKKPPSLQEEADSSDEFAVELMNFGKKNKTEEEAITKGTLSLKKMCIYQGDLVLQDISVEEDSFFMEPMNFRKKPRTEEATPTKKVISSRKKKYTTQGKISHMKKPLVLQETNSEEESLIKETLAFKKKPVKEAFLTLRPLSLKKKCTTLGKMTHSKKPLELQKATSGEKALIKEPLYFKEKPTSREESLFQEPFVLQEKHTTDEKEVLLKKPQALQEKKDSKDTLLMEPMSLRKKHTTEEANSTKKPLPVKKCTIQRKMYHLRKPLKSQKTTSGEKSFIKEPLSFKKKPTTDKSLFQDPSMLQEKHTSQEEMSLLKKPLTLQKTPTEEESLLKETLAFRKKCTIKEATPTKKLFSLKKKKCTTQVKMSCLKKPLVLQTTSGEKSLIKEPLPFKKKPTTEEESPFKESSVLQEKHTTQGEVALLKKPWSLQENIDGEDEFLMQPVSFRKKHSINEAVSTKEPLSLKKKKCATHITMSMCKELLDLPNMIGKDKDSFCMRPVSFRNKSSTEEAVLTKTPLSLKKKQITQGKVFLLKKPLVSENTTSEEESSFKNLLTFHRKSITEEEFLFQDPSALKEKHTTLQEVSLSTKPLALAEKTTTEEESYINEPLALEEKPTTEGGFLSQDPFSLHVKPTNKDESLFWKALGLQKKTDTKDYSLKKLFALQEKSTTEEASLLNKTLVLKKELSTEVATISIEKQLSLKKKLTAQGEVFLLKKELALQENITKEESLIKHPLDFQEPRIEETILRESLALQDNPTIEEEATLREPSALQEKPSIEKKTILRESLAIQEKPTLNETFHFKDICALNEKSTTDKELSLKEPLALQENPIHKEDTFLEDFLILQVETSSHVSSTAPESRIGMSSNATMSSVGKFSTTNKSSACQSSSNRPFSPWSKSSQKEMTPLEDIDKNHNDPFFNSIYAKDIFSYMKEREEKFILTKYMHRQTDISSCMRAILVDWLVEVQLLLWGAWVAQSVEQPTLA from the exons TTATAAGCTGGAACCTTTGCCAGTAGTGGTCTCTACTACCTTGGTACCAAATGTGGAGATATCGACCATCTCCAAAACAACCACTACTGAAGAGGcatcatttttcaaaaagcaaataattttagaAGAGGAACCCAGTACTGAGGACACAACCCTCATCAAGAGGTCATTATCTTTAAAGAAGTCCACAAATCAGGGGGAGGTATCCCTCATGAAGAAGCCACCGTCTTTACAGGAGGAGGCTGATAGTAGTGATGAATTTGCTGTAGAGCTAATGAATTTTgggaagaagaataaaactgaggAGGAAGCCATCACCAAAGGAACATTATCCTTAAAGAAGATGTGCATATATCAGGGGGACTTGGTTTTGCAGGACATCAGTGTTGAAGAGGATTCCTTCTTTATGGAGCCAATGAACTTTAGAAAGAAGCCTAGAACAGAGGAGGCAACCCCCACCAAGAAGGTGATATCTTCAAGGAAGAAGAAGTATACCACTCAGGGGAAGATATCCCATATGAAGAAACCACTAGTATTGCAGGAGACCAACTCTGAAGAGGAGTCACTCATTAAGGAGACACTGGCTTTCAAGAAGAAACCTGTCAAGGAGGCATTCCTCACCTTGAGGCCATTATCTTTAAAGAAGAAGTGTACTACTTTGGGGAAGATGACTCACTCGAAAAAGCCACTAGAATTGCAGAAGGCCACCTCTGGAGAGAAGGCACTCATTAAGGAGCCattgtattttaaagagaaaccTACCAGTAGGGAGGAGTCTCTCTTCCAGGAGCCCTTTGTATTGCAAGAGAAGCACACCACTGATGAGAAGGAGGTCCTCTTGAAAAAGCCACAAGCATTGCAGGAGAAAAAAGACAGTAAGGATACACTTCTTATGGAGCCAATGTCTCTTAGGAAGAAACATACTACTGAGGAGGCAAACTCCACTAAGAAGCCATTACCTGTAAAGAAGTGCACCATTCAGAGGAAGATGTACCACTTGAGGAAGCCACTAAAATCGCAAAAGACCACCTCTGGAGAAAAGTCATTTATTAAAGAGCCACTGTCTTTCAAGAAGAAGCCTACCACTGATAAGTCCCTTTTCCAAGACCCGTCCATGTTGCAAGAGAAGCACACCTCTCAGGAGGAGATGTCCCTCTTGAAGAAGCCATTGACCTTGCAAAAGACTCCAACTGAGGAGGAATCACTTTTAAAGGAGACTTTGGCTTTTAGGAAGAAATGTACCATCAAGGAGGCAACCCCCACCAAGAagctattttctttaaagaagaaaaaatgtactACTCAGGTTAAGATGTCCTGCTTGAAGAAGCCACTAGTATTGCAGACCACCTCTGGAGAGAAGTCACTGATTAAGGAGCCATTGCCCTTTAAAAAGAAGCCTACCACTGAGGAGGAGTCTCCCTTCAAGGAATCCTCTGTCTTGCAAGAGAAGCACACCACTCAGGGGGAGGTGGCTCTCTTGAAGAAGCCATGGTCATTGCAGGAGAATATCGATGGTGAAGATGAATTTCTTATGCAACCAGTTTCCTTTAGGAAGAAACATAGCATAAATGAGGCAGTCTCCACCAAGGAGCCTttatctttaaagaagaaaaagtgtgcCACTCATATAACGATGTCCATGTGCAAAGAACTGTTGGACTTGCCGAATATGATTGGCAAAGATAAAGATTCCTTCTGTATGAGGCCAGTGTCATTTAGGAATAAGTCTTCAACTGAGGAGGCAGTCCTTACCAAGACACctttatctttaaagaaaaagcaaatcacTCAGGGGAAGGTGTTCCTCTTAAAGAAGCCACTGGTCTCAGAGAATACCACCTCTGAAGAAGAGTCATCCTTTAAGAATCTATTGACCTTTCATAGAAAGTCTATAACTGAAGAGGAGTTCCTCTTCCAGGATCCATCTGCACTGAAAGAGAAGCACACCACTCTGCAGGAGGTGTCGCTCTCAACTAAGCCATTGGCCTTGGCAGAAAAGACCACCACTGAAGAAGAATCCTATATTAATGAACCATTGGCCTTAGAGGAGAAGCCTACAACTGAGGGGGGATTCCTCTCTCAGGATCCATTTTCACTGCATGTTAAACCTACCAACAAAGATGAGTCCCTCTTCTGGAAGGCTTTGGGCTTGCAGAAGAAGACTGATACCAAAGATTACTCTTTGAAGAAGCTGTTTGCTTTGCAGGAGAAAAGCACTACTGAAGAGGCATcccttttaaataaaacattggttCTGAAGAAGGAGCTCTCTACTGAGGTGGCAACAATAAGCATTGAGAAGCAATTATCTTTAAAGAAGAAACTCACTGCTCAGGGGGAGGTGTTCCTCTTGAAGAAGGAGTTGGCCTTGCAAGAGAATATCACCAAAGAAGAATCCCTTATTAAGCATCCACTGGATTTTCAGGAGCCCAGAATTGAGGAGACCATCCTAAGGGAGTCCTTGGCCTTGCAGGATAATCCCACAATTGAGGAAGAAGCTACCCTGAGGGAGCCCTCGGCCTTGCAGGAGAAGCCCAGCATTGAGAAGAAGACCATCCTAAGGGAGTCCTTGGCCATACAGGAGAAGCCTACTCTCAATGAGACATTCCATTTCAAGGATATATGTGCCTTGAATGAGAAATCCACCACTGATAAGGAGTTGTCCCTGAAGGAGCCACTGGCCTTGCAAGAGAATCCCATCCACAAGGAAGACACCTTTCTTGAAGATTTCTTGATCCTCCAAGTTGAAACCAGCTCACATGTGTCCAGCACTGCCCCCGAATCCAGAATAGGCATGTCCAGCAATGCTACCATGTCCAGTGTGGGCAAGTTCAGTACTACAAACAAGTCCAGTGCTTGTCAATCCAGTTCTAATAGACCTTTCTCACCTTGGAGCAAGAGTTCACAGAAGGAG ATGACCCCATTGGAGGATATTGACAAGAACCATAATGATCCATTTTTCAACTCAATATATGCCAAGGATATCTTCAGTtacatgaaggagagagag GAAAAGTTCATACTTACAAAATACATGCACAGGCAGACTGACATCAGCAGTTGCATGAGGGCCATTCTTGTGGACTGGTTGGTAGAGGTGCAG cttttgttgtggggcgcctgggtggctcagtcggttgagcaaccaactttggcttag